The following coding sequences are from one Triticum dicoccoides isolate Atlit2015 ecotype Zavitan chromosome 4A, WEW_v2.0, whole genome shotgun sequence window:
- the LOC119286465 gene encoding B3 domain-containing protein Os11g0197600-like has translation MVGNRRRELQERDRRRRELQDSARREELGRESREAAAAAAMAAAGKERAREKGKGKERENGGEGGKFGQQFARVFLPQLYGERLKIPPSFNQYLQDQPTGVVSLKGQSGNTWLAELASDNEGLFFVKGWKEFVRDHSIEMGHFLTFRYDGRSQFSVVIFDGMCIEKPSAFHAKPRKNLVVKIESGKGDMDINAADPSQVSAAPLEESNETTRKRVTEMDADGSTSKKRSSILENGMPEASAVTCKVASTSLNVDMNTADPPEAVVVPLEESNQTTRKRVREIDANGSALEKSLRVREIDENDSALHKSSRVREIDANDSALHKSSRVREIDANDSALQKSSRVREIDAKDSALQKSSRVREIDANDSALQKSSRVREIDANDSALQKSSRVREIDANDSALQKSCIASNKDKKRCPAASVGTYKSASTSLDSTEDSDSSSSMLEQSISCIKSELTSPIRLGVSKDVARRGQTSATGKRLLRVLSQRPLITEIQKDNALLRAKQFKSKNPFGLQIMKESYVYVGFFLNLPCEFVRECLPRAHRKLKLWNPQGKSWDVNYVYYSERCGGGLSGGWGKFSLDNNLEKFDVCVFELFLKDNIKVHIYRVVPEITPFLPGPGKK, from the exons ATGGTGGGGAACAGGCGGCGGGAGCTGCAGGAGAGGGACAGGAGGCGGCGGGAGCTGCAGGACAGCGCGCGGCGGGAGGAGCTCGGGCGGGAgagcagggaggcggcggcggcggccgccatgGCGGCGGCGGGCAAGGAGAGGGCCAGGGagaaggggaaggggaaggagCGGGAGAATGGCGGAGAGGGCGGCAAGTTCGGCCAGCAATTCGCCAGGGTGTTCCTGCCGCAGCTCTACGGGGAGAGATTG AAAATTCCACCATCATTCAACCAGTACCTTCAGGATCAGCCTACTGGAGTGGTTTCCCTAAAAGGTCAAAGTGGCAACACATGGCTTGCAGAGCTGGCTTCAGACAATGAAGGATTGTTCTTTGTGAAGGGATGGAAGGAATTTGTCAGAGACCATTCGATTGAGATGGGTCACTTCTTAACATTCCGTTATGATGGACGCTCACAATTCTCAGTGGTCATCTTTGATGGAATGTGCATTGAGAAGCCTTCAGCTTTTCATGCTAAGCCTCGCAAGAATCTGGTTGTTAAAATAGAAAGTGGTAAAGGGGACATGGACATCAATGCAGCTGATCCATCACAAGTATCGGCTGCCCCCTTGGAGGAGAGTAATGAAACCACAAGGAAGAGGGTTACAGAAATGGATGCAGATGGCTCTACATCGAAGAAGCGCTCTAGTATCTTGGAAAACGGTATGCCTGAAGCTTCGGCTGTTACATGTAAGGTGGCATCAACGAGCCTTAACGTGGACATGAATACAGCTGACCCACCAGAGGCAGTGGTTGTTCCCTTAGAAGAGAGCAACCAAACCACTAGGAAGAGGGTTAGAGAAATCGATGCAAATGGCTCTGCATTGGAGAAGTCCTTGAGGGTTAGAGAAATCGATGAAAATGACTCTGCATTGCACAAGTCCTCGAGGGTTAGAGAAATCGATGCAAATGACTCTGCTTTGCACAAGTCCTCGAGGGTTAGAGAAATCGATGCAAATGACTCTGCGTTGCAGAAGTCCTCGAGGGTTAGAGAAATCGATGCAAAAGACTCTGCATTGCAGAAGTCCTCGAGGGTTAGAGAAATCGATGCAAATGACTCTGCGTTGCAGAAGTCCTCGAGGGTTAGAGAAATCGATGCAAATGACTCTGCGTTGCAGAAGTCCTCAAGGGTTAGGGAAATCGATGCAAATGACTCTGCATTGCAGAAGTCCTGTATTGCCTCAAACAAGGATAAGAAAAGGTGTCCTGCAGCTTCAGTCGGTACTTACAAGTCAGCTTCAACAAGTCTTGACAGTACTGAAG ATTCTGATTCCTCAAGCAGCATGTTAGAACAAAGTATCTCTTGCATCAAGTCTGAATTGACATCACCCATTCGGCTCGGAGTGAGTAAGGATGTTGCTAGACGTGGTCAAA CTAGCGCGACGGGTAAGAGACTACTAAGAGTACTATCACAAAGGCCACTGATAACTGAAATACAGAAGGACAATGCTCTGCTAAGGGCAAAACAATTTAAATCCAAGAATCCTTTCGGTCTTCAGATAATGAAGGAGTCTTATGTATATGTGGGATTTTTCTTG AATCTACCCTGTGAATTTGTAAGGGAGTGTCTTCCCCGTGCCCACAGGAAGTTAAAGCTCTGGAATCCACAAGGAAAGTCTTGGGATGTTAACTATGTCTACTACAGCGAACGCTGTGGTGGCGGTTTGAGTGGTGGCTGGGGCAAGTTTTCTCTAGACAATAATCTGGAGAAGTTCGACGtgtgcgtcttcgagctcttcttgAAGGACAACATAAAAGTACACATCTACAGAGTCGTCCCAGAAATAACCCCATTCCTCCCTGGTCCTGGCAAGAAATAA
- the LOC119289030 gene encoding uncharacterized protein LOC119289030, whose translation MDEFTFPTVPGGQCKLAPFPPPWFVAAVAEEEDDGSSGSPWGRDERMDMLWEDFNEELARAPPVCPLSPVSKGGGLMAMTMMKEAEWFYSDGDGEGDDGGVVEARKRSGSGRHMVVRRRRWSLLLMFRLLKKLFLVKKSRSGRTASI comes from the coding sequence ATGGATGAGTTCACTTTCCCCACTGTCCCGGGCGGGCAGTGCAAGCTCGCGCCGTTCCCTCCGCCGTGGTTCGTCGCCGCCGtcgcggaggaggaggacgacggcagCAGCGGCTCGCCGTGGGGCCGCGACGAGAGGATGGACATGCTGTGGGAGGACTTCAACGAAGAGCTCGCGCGCGCGCCGCCGGTGTGCCCTCTCAGCCCCGTGAGCAAGGGGGGCGGGCTGATggcgatgacgatgatgaaggAGGCCGAGTGGTTCtacagcgacggcgacggcgagggcgaCGACGGCGGTGTGGTCGAGGCGAGGAAGCGTAGTGGCAGTGGCAGGCACATGGTGGTCCGGCGCCGGAGGTGGAGCCTGCTGCTGATGTTCAGGCTGCTCAAGAAGCTCTTCCTGGTCAAGAAATCCAGGAGCGGAAGAACCGCGTCAATCTGA